The DNA window ATCCCGATTATGCGATAGACAATACTATAAACCTTTACCCTAATCCAGTAAAAAACATGCTAAACATTAAGGCAAAGAATACGATTGAGACTATTTCATTATTTGATGTTCAAGGTAGGTTGTTGCAAACTAAAATAGATTCTAATACAGAAATAGAATTAGATATGTCAACACGTAGCAACGGAATCTATTTTGTGAAAATACTAACAGATAAAGGCGTTTACGTAGAGAAAATCATTAAAGAATAGATAATGAACTAAGAGGTTGTCTAAAAAGTGATTAATGATGTCATTCAGAGCAAAGCGATGAATCTTAATTTTTTTAAAATCAAATCATTATGATTTCAAGAGATTTTTCATTTTATTTAGAAGGACACTTTTTAGACAGTATCTTTATTATTAATCTTGCAACGCAAAAACCTTACGAAGTAAGTCTGTAGTTCTTGATGATACTTTATTACGAATCTCTTTTTCTTCAACAGCAATCATTGTGTAAACACCTTTTAAGGCTTCACCTGTAACGTAGTCTGTTAAATCTGGATTTACATTATTGGTTAATGGGATTGCATTGTATTTATTAATAAGATTAGCCCAAATTTGATCAGCTCCAACCTTGCTAAAGCTAGTATTGATCACAGGTTTAAATTTATTATATAACTCCGTTTGTGTTTTACCTGTTAAGTATTGTGTTGCAGCATTATCATTTCCTAATAAAATGTTTTTAGCATCATTAAAAGTGATGTCTTTTACTGCACTAACAAAAATTGGTGTAGCTTCTTTTACAGCGTCTTCTGCTGCTCTATTTAGCACTTTAAGACCTTCATCAGCTAAATTCCCTAAACCGATGTCACGTAAACCTTTGTCAATTTTTTGTAATTCTTCAGGTAATAAGATTTTAACCAATTCATTTTTAAAAAAACCGTTCTTAAGAGTAAGTTTGCTAACCTGTTTGTCAATTCCTAAATCTAAGGCTTGGCGTAAACCTGCAGCCATATCTGCATTACTCAATATAGATCCAGTTTGTTGAGGTAATTGGTCAACAACACTTTGTAATTCTGCACATGCAGTAAGATTCAAAATAAGTACAAAAGCTAATAATTTACGCATCATGATTTATTGATTTTAAGTTTACAAATATAAGTGTTTAATTGAATTTGTAGTACATAAATATTAAGAGACATTTTTTTTAAATTGGTCACTTTAAATAGTTTAAAATTAGTTGAGCCTTAATAGAAAATAATAGTTTTGTTATTATAAACCATTACTTTTCTATTGATATGATGTTTAATGGCTGTCGCTAAAACTATTTTTTCTAAATCTCGTCCTTTTGTGATTAAATCGTCTATAGAGTGTGTATGCGTTACTCTGGCTACATCTTGTTCTATAATAGGACCTGCATCTAATTCTTCTGTAATATAATGGCTGGTAGCTCCAATGATTTTCACACCTCGCTTTAAAGCAGAATGATAAGGTTTTGCGCCAACAAATGCAGGTAGGAAAGAATGATGGATATTGATAATTTTATTTTGAAATTGGTCTATTAATTTTCTTGAAACAATTTGCATATATCGAGCTAAAACTATAAAATCAATATTATGAGAATTTAATAAATCTAGCTGTTTGTTTTCAGCATCTTGTTTAGTGCTTTTTGAAACTGGAATATGATAAAATGGAATGTTAAAATTTTGTGCTATATATTCTAAATCTTGGTGATTGCTCACAATAAAAGGTATTTCGCAATGTAATTCTCCTGAATTATATCTGCTTAAAATATCATAAAGACAGTGGTCATACTTCGAAACAAAAATGGCCATTTTGGGTTTGTCTTTAGCATCATAAATACGCCATTTCATTTTAAATTTTGAAGCCAAAACAGTAATAAATTCAGTTTTAAATGTGTCAATTGAAAATGAATTGAACTCACTTTCTAATCGCATAAAAAATATGTTTTGTTCTCGATCGACGTGCTGATCAATATATACGATATTTCCACTCTTATTCGCAATAAAGCTTGTAACAGATGCAATGATACCAGATTGGTCTTTACAATGAATTTGAATTGTAATTTTTTTCACTTAATCTTCCTTTTTAATCAAACTAAGGTAGTATAAATTCAGTATGAGCCTTATCAAAATTAAACTTTTAGATATTTTATTATAAACCCTTATGTTTTTTGAATATTCCGTAAATTTGTAACCTTTAAAACACATAATTTTACGAATGAAGCAAGTCGCACCATACAACCCGAAATATAAAGTTAGAATAGTTACTGCAGCATCATTGTTTGATGGTCACGACGCATCAATAAATATCATGCGGAGAATCATTCAAGCTACTGGTGTTGAAGTCATACACTTAGGTCATGATAGAAGTGTTGAAGAAGTAGTAAACACTGCGATTCAAGAAGATGTGAATGCTATTTGTTTAACGTCATATCAAGGTGGTCATAATGAGTATTTTAAATATATGTATGATCTTTTGAAAGAAAGAGGAGCTGATCATATTAAAATCTTTGGAGGTGGAGGAGGCGTCATTCTTCCTTCGGAAATTAAAGAACTTATGGATTATGGTATTGCACGAATTTATTCTCCAGATGATGGAAGAGAAATGGGATTGCAAGGTATGATTAACGATTTGGTTCAGCAATCAGATTTTGCAATTGGTGACACTTTAAATAGTGAAATTGACAACCTTCCTAAGAAAAATCCTAAAGCGATTGCTAGAGTGATTTCTTCTGCTGAAAATTTTCCAGAAGTCGCTAAAGACACGTTAGATAAAATTCATACTAAAAATAAAAATTCTATTACACCAGTGCTCGGTATTACAGGAACAGGTGGTGCAGGGAAGTCAAGTTTAGTTGATGAACTTGTGCGTCGT is part of the Psychroserpens ponticola genome and encodes:
- a CDS encoding DUF4197 domain-containing protein, which produces MRKLLAFVLILNLTACAELQSVVDQLPQQTGSILSNADMAAGLRQALDLGIDKQVSKLTLKNGFFKNELVKILLPEELQKIDKGLRDIGLGNLADEGLKVLNRAAEDAVKEATPIFVSAVKDITFNDAKNILLGNDNAATQYLTGKTQTELYNKFKPVINTSFSKVGADQIWANLINKYNAIPLTNNVNPDLTDYVTGEALKGVYTMIAVEEKEIRNKVSSRTTDLLRKVFALQD
- the purU gene encoding formyltetrahydrofolate deformylase; the protein is MKKITIQIHCKDQSGIIASVTSFIANKSGNIVYIDQHVDREQNIFFMRLESEFNSFSIDTFKTEFITVLASKFKMKWRIYDAKDKPKMAIFVSKYDHCLYDILSRYNSGELHCEIPFIVSNHQDLEYIAQNFNIPFYHIPVSKSTKQDAENKQLDLLNSHNIDFIVLARYMQIVSRKLIDQFQNKIINIHHSFLPAFVGAKPYHSALKRGVKIIGATSHYITEELDAGPIIEQDVARVTHTHSIDDLITKGRDLEKIVLATAIKHHINRKVMVYNNKTIIFY